A DNA window from Deltaproteobacteria bacterium contains the following coding sequences:
- a CDS encoding NrtA/SsuA/CpmA family ABC transporter substrate-binding protein: protein MVRAFLVLLMIVVAGMAGCSPKEKQGGSQKQENIVVAVTPWPASAPIYVAQEKGYFKHEGLDVTLQTYLSGHLGLDAVLSGKADLATAGETPIARAAMHGKPLAVIATICEIDRAILIVGRKDRGISGPQDLKGKSIGVVAGTTSDFFLHIYLITSYIDPKDVRMVHLSTDRVVDALLKGEVDAVSTWAPHTIMLREKLAGNATVLQDPSIYTMTWDMAATQGFVRDRPEPIKRFLRAIISANEFISERPSETRAVFSRHIGADGSLFERDWIDYRFTAVLDQSLILNMEDQARWISKGEGAAGRRLPNFLDFVDASALKTIRPEAVRITGK, encoded by the coding sequence ATGGTTAGAGCGTTCCTGGTGCTGCTCATGATTGTTGTGGCCGGCATGGCCGGGTGCAGCCCGAAAGAAAAGCAAGGCGGCTCCCAGAAACAGGAGAACATCGTTGTTGCCGTGACACCCTGGCCCGCGTCCGCCCCGATCTACGTCGCCCAAGAGAAAGGCTATTTCAAGCATGAAGGGCTTGATGTAACCCTCCAAACTTACCTGTCCGGCCACTTGGGCCTGGATGCGGTCCTTTCAGGAAAGGCGGACCTCGCCACGGCCGGTGAAACGCCGATTGCCCGCGCCGCCATGCACGGCAAGCCGCTTGCCGTCATCGCTACGATTTGCGAGATCGACCGGGCGATCCTGATCGTCGGGAGGAAAGACAGGGGAATATCGGGGCCCCAAGACCTCAAGGGCAAGAGCATCGGAGTAGTGGCGGGAACCACGTCCGATTTCTTTCTCCATATCTATTTGATCACTTCCTATATCGATCCAAAGGATGTCCGGATGGTCCATCTTTCCACCGATAGGGTGGTCGACGCTTTGCTGAAGGGCGAGGTGGACGCCGTAAGCACCTGGGCGCCCCACACGATCATGCTTCGAGAAAAGCTCGCCGGCAACGCGACGGTGCTTCAAGATCCGAGCATCTACACGATGACATGGGACATGGCAGCCACACAAGGCTTCGTCAGGGACCGTCCCGAACCTATCAAGAGATTCCTGCGGGCAATCATATCCGCCAACGAATTCATTTCGGAACGCCCTTCCGAGACACGCGCCGTCTTTTCGAGACACATCGGAGCGGACGGCTCTCTTTTCGAGAGGGACTGGATCGATTACCGATTTACCGCGGTGCTGGATCAGAGCCTGATATTGAACATGGAAGACCAGGCGCGATGGATCTCCAAAGGAGAAGGCGCCGCCGGCCGGAGGCTTCCCAATTTCTTGGATTTCGTTGATGCCTCAGCGCTTAAAACGATAAGACCTGAGGCTGTCCGGATCACGGGGAAATAG
- a CDS encoding helix-turn-helix domain-containing protein, which translates to MARPKSGFACHVKAYRLTKEWSQEELAEKVDVRRQAIYDIESGRYLPNTAIALRLARLFGCRVEDLFVEQAEKTIILMGCDPAFEILGQHISRLAPDARVHCRFASSHRALEGLAEGVAHVAGTHLHNTGSAESNVVTAGRKLAGVSGRVLGFSLLEEGLMVAKGNPLGVRTVADLARPMVRFVNREPGAALRVLLDDLLQRAGIPVDAVNGYRNQVTSHREGAYRIACNVADAALGLRAIAEAYGLGFVPITNVRCDLVIPNDLSRHPTIRILLDVLQSAALRREIDTLPGYDGSVTGKVIAELIPDSGHA; encoded by the coding sequence GTGGCCCGACCCAAAAGCGGCTTCGCATGCCATGTTAAAGCGTACCGTCTGACCAAGGAGTGGTCTCAGGAAGAACTCGCCGAAAAGGTGGACGTCCGGCGTCAGGCCATTTACGATATCGAATCCGGGCGCTATCTGCCCAACACGGCCATCGCTTTGAGATTGGCTCGCCTCTTCGGTTGCCGGGTGGAAGACCTCTTCGTGGAACAGGCGGAAAAAACGATTATTTTGATGGGTTGCGACCCGGCCTTTGAAATCCTCGGCCAACATATCTCCCGCCTGGCCCCCGATGCGCGCGTTCACTGCCGGTTCGCTTCGAGCCATCGGGCCCTCGAGGGCCTGGCCGAAGGCGTTGCGCACGTGGCCGGCACCCACCTTCATAACACGGGCAGTGCCGAATCCAACGTGGTGACGGCCGGTCGGAAGCTGGCCGGAGTAAGCGGTCGGGTCCTGGGTTTCTCCCTGTTGGAGGAGGGCCTCATGGTAGCCAAAGGCAATCCTCTAGGCGTTCGAACGGTCGCCGACCTGGCCCGGCCCATGGTGCGTTTCGTCAATCGCGAGCCGGGGGCCGCACTGCGAGTGCTGCTGGACGACCTCTTGCAGCGCGCCGGCATCCCTGTGGATGCCGTTAACGGTTATCGCAACCAGGTCACCTCGCACCGCGAAGGCGCTTATCGCATTGCCTGTAACGTGGCGGACGCCGCCCTGGGTCTGAGAGCCATTGCCGAAGCCTACGGTTTGGGTTTCGTTCCCATCACGAATGTCCGCTGCGACCTGGTCATACCAAACGACCTGAGCCGTCATCCCACGATCCGGATCCTTCTGGATGTCCTTCAATCCGCGGCCCTGCGCAGAGAGATCGACACCCTTCCCGGCTACGACGGCTCGGTCACCGGCAAAGTGATTGCCGAACTCATTCCTGATTCAGGCCATGCCTGA
- the modA gene encoding molybdate ABC transporter substrate-binding protein, giving the protein MESRNRRLHRFAVVLLVLTGLGLEDFMGRRAAAETDLLVFAAASTTNALTEIGELYAARNSGRITPSFASASTLAKQIERGAPADIYLSANQEWMDYLEEKHLLLPGSRFDLLSNRIVLIAPANSPIEKIELAPGCSLTDALGKDGRLSLGDPDHVPAGMYGKQALEHLGIWDRVKDRLAPMKDVRAALVLVERGETPLGLVYATDAAISGKVRVVGTFPEGSHPPIVYPVAAVSGGKTSEAQQFLDFLRAPAARTVFEKYGFIVR; this is encoded by the coding sequence ATGGAATCAAGGAATCGCCGATTACACCGGTTTGCCGTGGTGCTGCTAGTGCTCACCGGCCTGGGGTTGGAGGATTTTATGGGTAGAAGGGCTGCCGCGGAAACCGATCTGCTGGTATTTGCCGCCGCTTCCACCACCAACGCCCTCACTGAAATCGGAGAACTCTATGCCGCCCGGAATTCGGGTCGCATTACGCCGTCGTTTGCTTCAGCCTCTACACTGGCCAAGCAAATTGAGAGAGGGGCTCCGGCCGATATCTATCTTTCAGCCAATCAGGAATGGATGGATTACCTCGAAGAGAAACACTTGCTGTTGCCGGGAAGCCGATTCGATCTCTTGAGCAACCGGATCGTATTGATTGCTCCGGCGAACAGTCCCATAGAGAAGATCGAACTGGCGCCCGGATGTTCCCTGACCGACGCTTTGGGCAAGGACGGGCGTTTGTCCCTAGGGGATCCCGATCATGTGCCGGCCGGTATGTACGGCAAGCAGGCCTTGGAACATCTGGGGATCTGGGACCGGGTTAAGGACCGTCTGGCGCCCATGAAAGACGTGCGCGCGGCCCTGGTGCTGGTGGAACGCGGCGAAACGCCTCTAGGTCTCGTGTATGCGACCGATGCCGCCATCTCCGGGAAGGTACGGGTGGTGGGAACTTTTCCTGAAGGCAGCCATCCGCCCATCGTCTACCCCGTGGCTGCGGTCTCCGGCGGGAAGACGTCCGAGGCGCAGCAATTCCTGGATTTTTTACGAGCGCCGGCAGCCCGGACGGTGTTTGAAAAATACGGATTCATCGTGCGGTGA
- the modC gene encoding molybdenum ABC transporter ATP-binding protein, which translates to MFEISITHQQGNFKLDVSLQGAKSGVTALYGPSGAGKTSVVNMVAGLVRPDAGRIAINGRCLFDSTRRIDLPPEKRRVGYVFQDGRLLPHLSVRSNLTYGMNRTPLARRFVQFDQVVEILGIRRLLDRRPARLSGGEKQRVAIGRALLTSPAMLLMDEPLASLDAARKAEVLPFIIRLGREFAVPILYVSHALDEIVNLATRMVMMQEGCVLADGDLEDLLSRSDLQSRFGWGESGSVISTVVDDPEDPSGLTRLRFGGHILKAPRMDAARGESVRVRIPARHVAIALESPVRTSFQNIFPGEIREIADQGAPFVDVRLDIGRPLWSRITRQSFLDLNLRSGQSVFALIKSVAVSQGASAEYR; encoded by the coding sequence GTGTTCGAGATCAGCATCACGCACCAACAGGGCAATTTCAAGCTGGACGTCTCGTTGCAGGGGGCTAAATCGGGAGTGACCGCCCTGTATGGTCCCTCGGGTGCGGGAAAAACCTCGGTCGTCAACATGGTGGCGGGCTTGGTGCGACCGGATGCCGGTCGAATCGCCATCAACGGCCGTTGCCTGTTTGATTCGACCCGACGCATCGATCTGCCGCCGGAAAAACGCCGCGTCGGCTATGTGTTTCAGGACGGCCGTTTGCTGCCCCACCTTTCGGTCCGTTCCAACCTGACCTATGGAATGAACCGAACACCACTCGCCCGGCGTTTTGTGCAATTCGATCAGGTGGTGGAAATTCTCGGTATCCGCCGGCTGCTGGATCGCAGGCCGGCCAGGCTTTCCGGCGGCGAGAAACAACGGGTGGCCATCGGCCGCGCCCTGTTGACCAGCCCGGCCATGCTGCTTATGGATGAGCCTTTGGCTTCGCTGGATGCGGCGCGCAAAGCCGAAGTGCTGCCTTTTATCATCCGACTGGGCCGTGAGTTTGCCGTCCCGATTCTCTACGTAAGCCACGCCTTGGATGAAATCGTCAATCTAGCCACCCGCATGGTAATGATGCAAGAAGGCTGCGTCCTGGCCGATGGGGATCTGGAAGACCTCCTGTCCCGGTCGGATCTGCAGAGCCGGTTCGGCTGGGGTGAGAGCGGTTCGGTTATCTCGACGGTGGTCGACGACCCGGAAGATCCCTCCGGCCTGACCCGCCTGCGGTTCGGCGGCCACATCCTCAAGGCGCCGCGCATGGATGCGGCCAGGGGGGAATCGGTGCGAGTGCGCATTCCGGCCCGCCACGTGGCCATAGCCTTGGAATCGCCCGTCCGCACCAGTTTCCAGAACATATTCCCGGGTGAGATTCGCGAGATCGCGGATCAGGGCGCCCCTTTTGTGGATGTTCGTCTCGACATCGGGCGTCCCTTATGGTCCCGGATCACTCGTCAATCCTTTCTGGACTTGAATTTGAGATCCGGTCAGTCTGTTTTTGCTTTGATAAAGAGCGTTGCCGTTTCTCAGGGAGCCTCGGCCGAATACCGCTGA
- the modB gene encoding molybdate ABC transporter permease subunit — MDVFRLTAVELDALKLSLWVSGWAVAVSLPAGVLAAWILARLRFPGKTLLDGLMHLPLVLPPVVIGYLLLVMLGRNGIIGALLNKYLGVVLAFNWKGAALAAAVMAFPLLVRAVRLSLESVDQGLEAAARTLGAGPVRVFFTVTLPLVAPGIMTGVILAFARSLGEFGATITFVSNIRGRTQTLPLALYTLTQVPDGEMGAMRLCILSVLIALSALICSEFLARRFAARMKG, encoded by the coding sequence ATGGATGTCTTTCGCTTGACGGCGGTGGAACTGGACGCGCTGAAGCTGAGCCTATGGGTATCCGGATGGGCTGTGGCCGTCAGTCTGCCGGCCGGCGTCCTGGCGGCCTGGATCCTGGCGCGCCTGCGCTTTCCGGGAAAAACCCTGCTGGATGGGTTGATGCATCTGCCGCTGGTGCTGCCGCCGGTGGTCATCGGGTATTTGCTGTTGGTGATGCTGGGCCGCAACGGAATCATCGGAGCCTTGCTGAATAAGTACTTGGGCGTCGTCTTGGCATTTAACTGGAAAGGGGCGGCCCTGGCCGCCGCCGTCATGGCGTTTCCCTTGCTGGTCCGCGCCGTGCGTCTCTCTTTGGAAAGCGTGGATCAGGGACTGGAGGCGGCGGCGCGCACCCTGGGCGCCGGTCCGGTGCGCGTCTTCTTCACGGTCACACTGCCGCTGGTGGCGCCGGGTATCATGACCGGCGTCATTCTTGCGTTTGCTCGGAGTTTGGGTGAATTCGGCGCCACGATTACATTCGTATCCAACATCCGGGGCCGGACCCAGACCTTGCCGCTGGCCTTGTACACCCTGACCCAGGTCCCGGACGGCGAAATGGGCGCCATGCGGTTATGCATTCTTTCGGTGCTGATCGCCCTATCTGCACTGATATGCTCCGAGTTCTTGGCCCGGCGGTTTGCCGCCCGCATGAAAGGATAA
- a CDS encoding XcyI family restriction endonuclease, translating into MAMTARRSDKQRALPVVEPNLQISFYFRLQEIRELYLHKALKDTIKTLDIARLDRQLSMYVEPGRLKQVASFGLRGEVLFPVPYILETNPFLLGYYRLLIGMSQKEFYSKGPFGRFKRLEERGTLTDSLKTELPALCASLTKSAELLVENIDEISISIIHDLQLLTLGPQLRGGANTKIGQESSKEVFVLIKQLVSPYLKEATERTILIENDSRRKVLIEFFSDPDVRITEKLQSGIRPLVSMEIKGGRDVSNIHNRVGEAEKSHQKARNRGFFEFWTIIRVDANAEMVKRESPTTSHFFHLDRIMDVTTQEHAQFRDLLGSLMGIRI; encoded by the coding sequence GTGGCAATGACCGCGAGGCGTTCCGATAAGCAACGAGCACTCCCTGTGGTGGAGCCGAATCTCCAGATTTCCTTCTATTTCAGGCTCCAGGAGATCAGGGAGCTTTACCTGCATAAGGCCCTGAAAGACACCATCAAAACGCTGGACATCGCTCGCCTTGACCGGCAGCTTTCCATGTATGTCGAGCCCGGACGTCTGAAACAAGTGGCTTCCTTTGGTTTGCGGGGAGAGGTGTTGTTTCCGGTTCCCTATATACTGGAAACAAACCCTTTTCTGTTGGGTTACTATAGGCTCCTCATAGGCATGTCCCAAAAGGAGTTTTACAGCAAGGGGCCGTTCGGGAGGTTTAAGCGGCTGGAGGAGAGGGGGACCCTCACTGATTCCTTGAAAACCGAGCTTCCTGCCCTGTGTGCCAGCCTCACTAAGAGCGCGGAATTGCTGGTTGAAAACATAGACGAGATCTCTATCTCCATCATCCATGATCTCCAATTACTCACGTTAGGACCCCAACTGAGAGGTGGTGCGAATACAAAGATAGGACAGGAATCTTCGAAAGAGGTCTTCGTTCTCATAAAACAGTTGGTTTCCCCCTACCTGAAAGAGGCTACCGAGCGCACGATTCTCATTGAGAATGATTCTCGAAGAAAGGTCCTGATCGAGTTCTTTAGCGATCCGGACGTAAGAATTACCGAAAAACTACAATCCGGCATCAGGCCGCTGGTCTCAATGGAAATAAAAGGCGGCAGGGACGTTTCGAACATCCATAACCGAGTAGGAGAAGCGGAGAAGAGCCATCAGAAAGCACGGAACCGTGGTTTTTTCGAGTTTTGGACGATAATTAGAGTCGATGCCAACGCTGAAATGGTTAAACGTGAATCCCCGACAACCAGCCACTTTTTTCACCTCGATCGCATCATGGACGTAACCACCCAAGAGCACGCTCAGTTTCGAGATTTGCTCGGCTCCCTGATGGGAATAAGGATTTAG
- a CDS encoding PAS domain-containing protein: MRISRKLKLSAWTPVLMAVVIGLALLISHKTMERSLEEGKTTRRIMHGVNELSSFARSYMLYPDDRPMLQFLSEHDSVTELTATIRFNSAEKQEMLENIRHNSRSMKEAFLKLVSNYQHPAQAASTELIEEAEERLAGRVLIQSRGVLSSALRLESLIHDEITTTQRRINILIFFLVIAVTFPLTTALIGMVRNINTSLTALRKGTEVVAAGNLSHRIAISTQDEIGELSRSFDAMTEQLRDTTVSRDELSREVEERKRAEELLRTTLESIGDGFFACDGDWRFIYVNGPAERILDIRRDEVLGKNHWQVFPLTRGTRLEQEFRRAAAGEIRDFENFYEPWGRWFHNRCFPREGGGMSVYFEDITERKQVEEALRASLAEKEVLLKEVHHRVKNNMQVISSLVALQADDTDNAVIRDILQDVTHRIRSMAMVHEKLYQSTDLARVEFADYAQSLLNYLWRAHGSDADGVRLVLDLEPVLLPVNVAVPCGLILNELFSNALKHAFNGRAGGQVTMSLRGDAQGRVRLCVRDNGTGLPEQFDWRQSRSLGLRLVQMLAKQLRAAVEVSSVKGTEFTIAFGGPKT, from the coding sequence ATGAGAATCTCCAGGAAATTGAAACTTTCCGCATGGACGCCGGTACTCATGGCGGTGGTCATCGGCCTCGCGCTGCTCATCTCCCATAAAACGATGGAGCGCTCCCTGGAAGAAGGTAAGACGACCCGGCGAATCATGCACGGCGTGAATGAACTCAGCAGCTTCGCCCGTTCCTACATGCTTTACCCCGACGATCGCCCGATGCTGCAGTTTCTTTCGGAGCACGATTCGGTAACGGAACTCACTGCAACGATCCGGTTCAATAGCGCTGAAAAGCAAGAGATGTTGGAAAATATTCGCCATAATAGCAGATCGATGAAAGAAGCCTTCCTCAAATTGGTCTCCAATTACCAACATCCTGCGCAGGCAGCAAGCACCGAGTTGATCGAAGAGGCGGAGGAACGCCTGGCAGGACGTGTACTTATACAATCGAGAGGGGTGCTCTCGAGCGCGTTACGCCTCGAGAGTCTGATTCATGATGAGATTACGACGACCCAGAGAAGGATTAATATACTCATCTTTTTCCTTGTCATCGCCGTAACGTTCCCTCTCACCACCGCCTTGATCGGGATGGTGAGAAACATCAATACGTCTCTTACGGCACTGCGAAAAGGAACTGAAGTTGTCGCGGCCGGAAATCTCAGTCACCGCATCGCCATATCGACACAGGATGAAATCGGGGAACTCTCCCGTTCCTTCGACGCGATGACGGAACAACTGAGAGACACCACGGTTTCAAGAGATGAATTGAGCAGAGAGGTGGAAGAGCGCAAACGGGCCGAGGAGCTGCTCCGGACAACACTCGAGAGTATAGGCGACGGATTCTTCGCCTGTGATGGAGACTGGCGATTTATCTACGTCAACGGCCCGGCTGAACGCATTCTGGACATCCGCCGCGATGAGGTGCTCGGCAAGAATCACTGGCAGGTATTCCCTCTCACGCGGGGCACCCGTCTGGAGCAAGAATTCCGCCGTGCGGCGGCCGGAGAAATCCGGGATTTCGAGAACTTCTACGAACCATGGGGCCGCTGGTTTCACAACCGATGTTTCCCTCGAGAGGGTGGCGGAATGTCCGTCTACTTTGAGGACATAACCGAGCGCAAGCAGGTGGAAGAGGCGCTCAGGGCGTCGCTGGCTGAGAAGGAGGTGCTGCTGAAGGAAGTGCACCACCGGGTAAAGAACAACATGCAGGTCATTTCGAGCCTGGTGGCCTTACAGGCGGACGATACGGACAACGCGGTCATTCGAGACATACTCCAGGACGTGACCCACCGGATACGTTCCATGGCTATGGTCCATGAAAAACTTTACCAGTCTACCGATCTGGCTCGAGTTGAGTTTGCCGACTATGCCCAAAGTCTGCTAAACTACCTTTGGCGAGCCCACGGGAGTGACGCCGACGGCGTCCGGCTGGTTCTGGACCTGGAGCCGGTGTTGCTCCCGGTTAATGTAGCGGTGCCGTGCGGGCTGATCCTCAACGAGTTGTTCAGCAACGCGCTGAAACACGCCTTCAACGGCCGGGCCGGCGGTCAAGTAACCATGTCGCTCCGCGGCGACGCGCAAGGCCGGGTGCGCTTATGCGTGCGCGACAATGGGACGGGCCTGCCGGAGCAGTTTGACTGGAGGCAGTCCCGATCCCTTGGTCTTCGTCTGGTGCAGATGTTGGCCAAGCAGCTCCGCGCCGCCGTAGAAGTATCCAGCGTAAAAGGAACCGAGTTCACGATCGCGTTCGGGGGACCGAAGACATGA
- a CDS encoding response regulator, giving the protein MSKATILIVEDEAIVGADLAGKLGRLGYEIAGIAGEGEEAVALASRLRPHLVLMDIQLEGPMDGILAAEAIRQRHDVPVIYLTAHSDPGTLARAKLTGPFGYILKPFEERELAAQIEVALFKHQADRQLREQREWLRVTLTSIGDAVIATDAEGRVSFVNPVAESLTGWKAEEAIGRPVQDVFRIIDERTGQAAEEPIARVLIEGRAVALANHTALVTRDGRTVPVEDSAAPILDASGQLIGAVLVFRDVTQKRRAEEALRQLNETLEQRVAERTELAERRTSQLQTLAIELIEAEERERRRIAQLLHDDLQQIVAAARFQLQAACESLPHTPSLAIVEQLLEESIDKSRRLSHELNPPVLRHSGLVAALEWLARQMNKQFGLQVELQADAKLHLESPPLKLFFFRAVQELLFNVVKHADVRSARVVLSSFDERLDITVSDRGRGLNPEMLDSVTAPAGFGLLALRERARYIGGDLVIESAPGRGSRFTLTIPLEPAEVEETNRPAVGRLHVTPPESIRTVAPGGVRVLFADDHQVMRNGLIKLMAGQPNIQVVGGAANGLEAIEQVRQLKPDVVVMDVSMPKMDGIEATRRIKAESPEVRVIALSMHQDEQIARTMCDAGAEAFVCKTASSAELLKAIYGITRH; this is encoded by the coding sequence ATGAGTAAAGCCACCATACTCATCGTTGAAGACGAGGCCATCGTCGGAGCGGACCTGGCAGGCAAGCTGGGACGGCTCGGATATGAGATTGCCGGGATCGCCGGGGAAGGCGAAGAGGCCGTCGCCCTGGCCTCTCGTCTACGCCCGCACCTCGTGCTGATGGACATCCAGTTGGAGGGTCCGATGGACGGCATTCTAGCCGCGGAGGCGATCCGCCAGCGGCACGACGTGCCGGTGATCTACCTGACGGCCCATTCCGACCCCGGTACGCTCGCCCGCGCCAAACTCACCGGTCCGTTCGGATACATCCTCAAACCCTTCGAGGAGCGGGAACTGGCGGCCCAAATCGAGGTGGCGCTGTTCAAACACCAGGCCGACCGTCAACTCCGCGAGCAGCGCGAGTGGCTGCGCGTCACCCTGACCAGTATCGGCGACGCGGTCATCGCCACGGACGCTGAAGGCCGCGTTAGTTTCGTCAATCCCGTGGCCGAGTCGCTGACCGGGTGGAAGGCCGAGGAGGCCATAGGCCGGCCCGTCCAGGACGTGTTTCGCATTATCGACGAGCGGACCGGCCAGGCGGCGGAGGAGCCCATCGCCCGCGTTCTGATCGAGGGCCGCGCCGTGGCCCTGGCCAATCATACCGCTCTGGTGACCAGGGACGGCCGCACCGTGCCTGTCGAGGACAGCGCGGCGCCGATCCTGGACGCATCAGGACAGCTAATCGGCGCGGTGCTTGTGTTTCGCGACGTCACCCAAAAGCGGCGAGCGGAAGAGGCGCTCCGGCAGTTGAATGAAACACTGGAGCAACGCGTGGCCGAACGCACCGAGTTGGCTGAACGCCGGACCAGCCAGCTTCAGACCCTGGCCATTGAGTTGATCGAGGCCGAAGAGCGGGAAAGGCGAAGGATCGCCCAACTGCTGCACGACGATCTTCAGCAGATTGTGGCCGCCGCCCGATTTCAGCTGCAGGCGGCCTGCGAGAGCCTGCCTCACACGCCCTCACTGGCGATCGTGGAGCAACTGCTCGAGGAGTCCATCGACAAGTCACGCCGCCTCTCGCACGAGCTGAACCCGCCGGTGCTGCGCCACTCCGGCCTGGTCGCGGCCCTCGAGTGGCTGGCCCGTCAGATGAACAAGCAATTCGGATTGCAGGTAGAGCTGCAAGCGGATGCAAAGCTGCACCTTGAAAGCCCGCCGTTGAAGCTGTTTTTCTTCCGCGCCGTACAGGAGCTTTTGTTCAATGTCGTCAAGCACGCCGATGTCAGAAGCGCCCGCGTCGTCCTTTCCAGCTTCGACGAACGCCTCGATATTACGGTCAGCGATCGGGGTCGAGGGCTAAACCCCGAAATGCTGGATTCGGTAACCGCACCGGCCGGATTCGGCTTGTTGGCCCTGCGGGAGCGCGCCCGCTACATCGGAGGCGACCTGGTGATCGAAAGCGCCCCGGGCCGGGGCAGCCGCTTTACCCTGACGATCCCCCTCGAGCCGGCTGAAGTCGAAGAGACGAATCGGCCGGCGGTCGGCCGGCTTCATGTAACTCCGCCTGAATCGATTCGTACCGTCGCGCCGGGAGGCGTTCGGGTTTTGTTCGCCGACGATCATCAGGTGATGCGTAACGGGTTGATCAAGTTGATGGCCGGCCAGCCGAACATCCAGGTGGTGGGCGGGGCGGCCAATGGTTTGGAAGCCATCGAACAGGTCCGGCAGCTCAAGCCGGACGTGGTCGTCATGGACGTCTCCATGCCGAAAATGGACGGCATCGAGGCCACCCGCCGAATCAAGGCCGAGTCGCCCGAGGTTCGGGTGATCGCTCTGTCGATGCACCAGGATGAGCAAATTGCCAGGACAATGTGCGATGCGGGGGCCGAGGCCTTTGTGTGCAAAACCGCCTCCTCGGCGGAACTGCTGAAGGCGATCTACGGGATCACCAGGCACTGA